From Streptomyces cyaneogriseus subsp. noncyanogenus, the proteins below share one genomic window:
- a CDS encoding FadR/GntR family transcriptional regulator, with the protein MTDALRPMTRQRLYEQVIERLRQYVAEGGMRAGDRLPAERELAQRLGVSRASVKQAIVVLEVQGLVEARHGGGTYLVRDSLDAEPVETLVERRRRLPDVLEAREALETKLAELAAERRTEDDLEAMRSALALMAEEVERGGPGTEGDRLFHAAVTAAAHSGLLAEFMRSITHQIAESRTESLRQPGRPARSLAQHRAILDAVAARQPRQAATAMRRHVRTVAKVRLLDWDPDTP; encoded by the coding sequence GTGACCGACGCCCTGCGCCCCATGACCAGGCAGCGCCTGTACGAGCAGGTGATCGAGCGGCTGCGGCAGTACGTCGCCGAGGGCGGTATGCGCGCCGGCGACCGGCTCCCCGCCGAACGGGAACTGGCCCAGCGGCTCGGTGTCAGCCGGGCCTCGGTGAAGCAGGCCATCGTCGTCCTGGAGGTGCAGGGCCTGGTGGAGGCGCGGCACGGCGGCGGCACCTACCTCGTCCGGGACAGCCTCGACGCCGAACCGGTCGAGACGTTGGTCGAACGCCGCCGGCGCCTCCCGGACGTCCTGGAGGCCCGCGAGGCGCTGGAGACCAAACTCGCCGAACTGGCCGCCGAGCGCCGCACGGAGGACGATCTCGAAGCGATGCGGTCCGCGCTCGCCCTGATGGCCGAGGAGGTCGAGCGGGGCGGCCCCGGGACGGAGGGCGACCGCCTCTTCCACGCGGCGGTGACGGCGGCGGCCCACAGCGGCCTGCTGGCGGAGTTCATGCGCTCCATCACCCACCAGATCGCCGAGAGCCGCACCGAGTCGCTGCGCCAGCCCGGCCGCCCCGCCCGCTCCCTGGCCCAGCACCGGGCCATCCTGGACGCCGTCGCCGCCCGGCAGCCCCGGCAGGCGGCCACCGCCATGCGCCGCCACGTCCGCACGGTCGCCAAGGTCCGCCTGCTGGACTGGGACCCGGACACGCCCTGA
- a CDS encoding acyl-CoA synthetase codes for MSSLFPALTEHPAGRPALRFGARSLTYAELAAAAGAVAARVRGADRVAVWATPALETAVAVVGTLLAGVAAVPLNPRSGEKELRHILSDSAPTLLLAAPGDELPAAVRELDRADVDVRAAGPVPEERAGDGDPALIVYTSGTTGPPKGAVLPRRALATTLDALADAWRWTGDDVLVHGLPLFHVHGLVLGVLGPLRRGGALRHLGRFSPEGVARELNEGATMLFGVPTMYHRIAEALPGDPELAKALGRARLLVSGSAALPVHDHERIAAATGRRVIERYGMTETLMNTSVRADGEPRAGTVGVPLPGVELRLVEEDGTEVTAYDGETVGEIQVRGPNLFTAYLNRPDATAAAFTADGFFRTGDMAVRDPDGYVRIVGRKATDLIKSGGYKIGAGEIENALLEHPGVREAAVTGEPDADLGERIVAWVVPADPARPPGLEELAGHVARRLAPHKRPRVVRHLDALPRNDMGKVMKRELGRG; via the coding sequence GTGTCCTCTCTCTTCCCGGCCCTGACCGAGCATCCGGCCGGCCGCCCCGCCCTCCGGTTCGGTGCGCGCTCCCTGACCTATGCCGAACTCGCCGCCGCGGCCGGTGCCGTGGCCGCGCGGGTGCGGGGCGCGGACCGGGTCGCCGTCTGGGCCACCCCCGCCCTGGAGACCGCCGTCGCGGTCGTGGGGACGCTGCTCGCCGGGGTGGCCGCGGTGCCGCTCAACCCCAGGTCGGGCGAGAAGGAGCTGCGGCACATCCTGTCGGACAGCGCGCCCACCCTGCTGCTGGCCGCCCCCGGTGACGAACTCCCCGCGGCCGTACGGGAACTGGACCGGGCCGACGTGGACGTGCGCGCCGCCGGGCCGGTGCCCGAGGAGCGGGCCGGGGACGGCGACCCGGCCCTGATCGTCTACACCTCCGGCACCACCGGGCCGCCCAAGGGCGCGGTCCTGCCCCGCCGGGCCCTGGCCACCACCCTGGACGCGCTCGCCGACGCCTGGCGGTGGACGGGGGACGACGTGCTGGTGCACGGGCTTCCGCTGTTCCATGTGCACGGGCTGGTGCTCGGCGTGCTCGGGCCGCTGCGGCGCGGCGGTGCGCTGCGGCATCTGGGCCGGTTCTCCCCCGAGGGCGTGGCCCGGGAGCTGAACGAGGGGGCGACCATGCTGTTCGGGGTGCCGACGATGTACCACCGGATCGCGGAGGCGCTGCCCGGCGACCCGGAGCTGGCCAAGGCGCTGGGCCGGGCCCGGCTGCTGGTGTCCGGGTCGGCCGCGCTGCCCGTCCACGACCACGAGCGGATCGCCGCGGCGACGGGACGGCGGGTGATCGAGCGGTACGGCATGACGGAGACGCTGATGAACACCAGCGTCCGGGCGGACGGGGAGCCGCGCGCCGGGACCGTCGGCGTGCCGCTGCCGGGTGTCGAGCTGCGGCTGGTGGAGGAGGACGGGACGGAGGTGACGGCGTACGACGGGGAGACGGTCGGGGAGATCCAGGTGCGCGGGCCGAACCTGTTCACCGCGTATCTGAACCGGCCCGACGCCACCGCCGCCGCCTTCACCGCCGACGGCTTCTTCCGCACCGGCGACATGGCGGTGCGCGACCCGGACGGCTATGTCCGCATCGTCGGGCGCAAGGCCACCGACCTGATCAAGAGCGGAGGGTACAAGATCGGGGCGGGTGAGATCGAGAACGCGCTGCTCGAACACCCGGGGGTGCGGGAGGCCGCCGTCACCGGGGAGCCGGACGCCGATCTCGGCGAGCGGATCGTGGCGTGGGTGGTGCCCGCCGACCCGGCCCGTCCGCCCGGGCTGGAGGAGCTGGCCGGCCATGTGGCCCGCCGGCTGGCCCCGCACAAGCGCCCCCGGGTCGTCCGCCACCTCGACGCGCTGCCCCGCAACGACATGGGGAAGGTCATGAAGCGGGAACTGGGCCGTGGCTGA
- a CDS encoding carboxyl transferase domain-containing protein: protein MAERLSARRILALVADDFAELPYPERKDGPDGPLGWPGYGTARALAAARTGERESVVCGTGTVGGPGGTRAVLMAFEFGFLGGSLGQRTGDRLQAAYAYARAHRLPVVPLVATGGSRMQEGMPALTQLQRVARQSVLTREAGLPQVAVVRDPTTGGGWATLGAGADVVLALPGAQVGFAGSRVRPPDADPAAYTAEAQVAAGSADAVVRPGELRETLARWLRLLTAASSAPAPVPEALGAPAAPAGGWEAVRRARAPERPRARAYLDAYFTERVAVSGDRCGGADPEGMLCGFGTRDGRTVAYAAQTGTATRPAGYRTAARLIRLADRLGIPVLTLVDTPGAANDAEAERQGVGPAIADLFAAVASARTPVTTLVIGEGGSGGALALAAPGNTWATPDSYFSVIAPELAAAILKRPPQEVAATADQLRPAPGDLAELGVIRTGDH, encoded by the coding sequence GTGGCTGAGCGGCTCTCCGCCCGCCGGATCCTCGCCCTGGTCGCCGACGACTTCGCCGAACTGCCGTACCCGGAGCGGAAGGACGGGCCCGACGGGCCGCTGGGCTGGCCGGGGTACGGCACCGCCCGGGCCCTGGCCGCCGCCCGGACCGGCGAGCGGGAGTCGGTGGTCTGCGGCACCGGGACCGTCGGCGGCCCGGGAGGCACCCGGGCGGTGCTGATGGCGTTCGAGTTCGGCTTCCTCGGCGGCTCCCTGGGGCAGCGCACCGGCGACCGGCTCCAGGCCGCGTACGCCTACGCCCGCGCCCACCGCCTGCCGGTCGTACCGCTGGTGGCGACCGGCGGCAGCCGGATGCAGGAGGGCATGCCGGCCCTGACCCAGCTCCAGCGGGTGGCCCGGCAGTCGGTGCTCACCCGGGAGGCCGGGCTGCCCCAGGTCGCGGTGGTGCGCGACCCGACGACCGGCGGCGGCTGGGCCACCCTCGGCGCGGGCGCCGACGTGGTGCTCGCGCTGCCGGGCGCCCAGGTCGGCTTCGCCGGGTCCCGGGTCCGGCCGCCGGACGCCGACCCGGCGGCGTACACGGCCGAGGCCCAGGTGGCGGCGGGCTCGGCGGACGCCGTCGTACGGCCCGGGGAGCTGCGCGAGACGCTGGCCCGGTGGCTGCGGCTGCTGACGGCCGCGTCGAGCGCCCCGGCGCCCGTGCCCGAGGCGCTGGGCGCGCCCGCCGCGCCCGCCGGGGGCTGGGAGGCGGTGCGGCGGGCCCGGGCCCCCGAACGCCCCCGGGCCCGCGCCTATCTGGACGCCTACTTCACCGAGCGGGTCGCGGTGAGCGGCGACCGCTGCGGGGGCGCCGACCCGGAGGGCATGCTGTGCGGCTTCGGCACCCGCGACGGGCGGACCGTCGCCTACGCCGCGCAGACCGGGACGGCGACCCGGCCCGCCGGGTACCGCACCGCCGCCCGGCTGATCCGTCTCGCGGACCGGCTCGGCATCCCGGTGCTGACGCTGGTGGACACCCCGGGCGCGGCCAACGACGCGGAGGCGGAGCGGCAGGGGGTGGGCCCGGCCATCGCCGATCTGTTCGCCGCGGTGGCCTCCGCCCGTACGCCGGTCACCACGCTGGTGATCGGCGAGGGCGGGTCGGGCGGCGCGCTCGCGCTGGCGGCGCCCGGCAACACCTGGGCCACCCCGGACAGTTACTTCTCCGTCATCGCGCCGGAGCTGGCGGCGGCGATCCTCAAGCGCCCGCCGCAGGAGGTGGCGGCGACGGCCGACCAGCTCCGGCCGGCGCCCGGGGATCTGGCCGAGCTGGGCGTGATCCGAACAGGCGATCACTGA